From the genome of Faecalibacterium prausnitzii:
TGCGGCGGCGTATTCGGCCATCTTACGGTCCAGCATCTCGTTGGCGCTGTCGCACTGGGAATAGATGGCGTCGAAGTTGCAGGCACCGATGCAGCGGCCGCAGCCCTTGCACTTGTCCTGGTCGATGACAGCCTTGTTCTGCTCGTTGTATACAATGGCGTCGGAGCCGCACTCCTTGGCGCAGCGGTGGCAGCCGCGGCACAGGCTCTCCTGCACGGCCGGGTGGCCGGAAGCATGCTGCTCCATCTTGCCCGCGCGGGAGCCGCAGCCCATGCCGATGTTCTTGATGGCACCGCCGAAGCCGGTGGACTCGTGGCCCTTGAAGTGGGTCAGGCTGATGAAGACGTCCGCATCCATGATGGCGCGGCCGATCTTGGCCGTCTTGCAGTATTCGCCGTTGGGCACCGGCACCTCGACTTCATCGGTGCCGCGCAGGCCATCGCCGATGAGGATCTGACAGCCGGTGGTCATGGGCCAGAAGCCGTTCTCCTGCGCACAGGCCAGATGCTCCAGCGCATTCTTGCGGCTGCCCGGATACAGCGTGTTACAGTCGGTCAGGAAGGGCAGACCGCCCTGCTCCCGGCACAGGTCTGCCACCACCTTGGCGTAGTTGGGGCGGAGGAACGCCAGGTTGCCCAGCTCGCCAAAGTGCATCTTGATGGCAACGAACCTGCCGTCCATATCAATGGTTTTGATGCCCGCCGCAAGGCACAGACGGCGCAGCTTGTCCGTCAGGCTGGTGCCCACCGGACAGCGGAAATCCGTAAAGTAAACAGTCGATCCTTCCATTGCAGTCTCCTTTTGTTTTGGTTGAATCCTGCGGCGCTTCCCCGCCGCCGGGGTCTCTCTTATGTTTTCAGTATAGCACAGCCGGTGGATGGGTGCAATTCTGTGGACGCAAAATGCCCCGCAGCTGGCAGGCGCACTGCACAGATACGGGGCAGAATTTCTTTATGCAATGGCGCTGACCGCAGCGACGGCCAGGACGATGACGCCCAGAACGATGCGATACAGGCCGAAGAACTTGAAGTTGTGGCGCTTGACGTAATCCATCAGGAAGCGGATTGCCGCCAGGCTGACCACGAAAGCCACGACACAGCCCGTGACGAGGACGGCGACCTCCGACCCGGTGATGGCTGCGCCGGAAAGGGCGAACTTGACCACCTTCAGCAGCGAAGCACCTGCCATGACCGGGATGGCCAGATAGAAGGTGAACTCGGCCACGCAGGCACGGGAGAGACCCAGCAGCAGGCCGCCCACGATGGTGGCACCGGAGCGGGAGGTGCCGGGGATGATGGCCAGCATCTGCCACACGCCGATGAGGAAGGCTTCCCGGTAGGTGATCTGTTCCAGCTTGGCCACATGGGGCGCGGTGCGGCGGTTCTCCACCACGATGAAGAGGACGCCGTACAGGATCAGCATGGCGGCCACGGTGATGTAGTTGTAGAAGTGCGCCTCGAACCAGTCGTCCAGCGGGCTGATGACCAGCACGGGCAGGGTGGCAGCCACCACCTTGAACCAGAGCTGCCAGACTTCCGGCTTGGACGCCACCCGGCCGTGCCGGATGCCGAAGGGCCAGAGCTTGTTCCAGAACAGCACCACCACCGCAAGAATGGCACCCAGCTGGATGACCACGCGGAACATGGACATGAACTCTTCGCTGGCGTTGAAATGGATGAGCTGTTCCACCAGGATCATATGGCCGGTGGACGAGATGGGCAGCCACTCGGTGATGCCCTCCACGATGCCCATCAGGATGGCTTTCAATATTTCAAAAAACATTTGGTTCCTCCTGTGCAGCGCAAAACGATGCGCTGATCGTTTGTCGATTTCAGACTCTCCGTTCAGTATACCATACTATGCGGTCTTCCGCACGGAAATTTTCAAATTTTTACAGTTCCGCCCCGGTGACAGCTTCTCTATTTATCTGTGCCGGGAAATATGCTATACTGGGGGCAGCTCCATTTCCCCTTTGTGGAACCATTTTGACGCAGGATCTTCTGCGTTCTGAAAACAGCGAGGTATCATCCATGAACATTCTTGTCATCGGCTGCGACCAGGTGGGTGCCGCCCTGGTGCGCGACCTGGAACACATCGGCCACGACATCTCCCTGATCGAGAAGGACTCTGAGCAGCTCAAGCGGCTGGACAGCTTCGACGATTACAACTTTGGCGGCACGGCTCTGGTGGGCGACCCCACCGACCCCGACGTCCTCAAGCAGGGCGGCATCGAGAACTGCGACGCCGTGGCTGCCGTCAGCGAGGACGACTCGGTGAACCTGATGGCGGCACAGATCGCCAAAAGCATCTTCCAGCGCGAAAAGGTCCTCTGCCGCGTCTCGGACCCGCATCTGCAAGTGCTCTACCACAAGGTCTACGGGCTGGAGACCATCTGTCCCACCATCCTCACAGAACAGGCCGTGTTCCGGGCACTGGCAAAGTAAAGCCTCTCCGGCCGCTTTGCGGCGGCAAGAAGATAAACTTTAAGTAATATCGAGGTTTTGTATGAAAGTTTGTATTGCCGGCGGCGGGCGCGTGGGGCGGTATCTGGCCCAGAGCCTGCTGGCCAACCACCATTCCGTTGTCATCATCGAACCAGTGGAAGCGCAGTGCCGGATGCTGGCCGACCAGCTGGACATCCCGGTCATCTGCGGCGATTCCATCAATATGGATACCCTGCACAGTGCCGACGCGGCCAGCTGCGACGCCTTTGTGGCCGTGACCGGCTCGGATGAGGACAACCTCATCGCCTGCCAGATCGCGAAGCGGGAGTTCGGCGTCGGCCGCACCGTGGCCCGTGCCTCCAACCCCAAGAACCGGGAACTGCTCCACACCCTCGGCGTGGACACCGTGGTCTGCGGCACCGACAACCTGAGCCACATCCTGGAGCGGGAGATCGAGACCGACACCATCCGCCAGCTGCTCTCGCTGGGCGGCGGCACGGCCAGCCTGAACGAGATCCTGCTGCCGGAGAACTTCCTCTATGCGGGCAAGGCCATCATGGACATCCCCATCCCCGGCGATGCCATCCTGGTCAGCATCACCCGCGACACCGAGCTCATCATCCCCCACGGCAACACCGTCCTGCTGCCGTGGGACCGCATCCTGCTCCTGACGCAGGATGACACCCTCCACCTGCTGACCGAGGCGTGGGGGCTCAGCGGCAAATGACCGAGCGGGAGCTGCGCCGCACGGCGCTGGTCATCCCGCCCAAGGGCCGGGCGGTGCTCTGCATCTGGGCAGCCGCCGCCGGGCTGTTCCTTGCGCCGTTCGCCTTCTGGCAGAGCGTGTCCGCCGGGGCGGTCTTCTGCCTGCTCTGGGCCGTGCTCACGGCCCTGCTGCGGGCGCGGGCCTGCAGCTATGCTGCCGTGCTGGGGGAACACACCCTGACCATCTATGCCGGCATCGCCTTTCCGGTGCGGCGGGTGGTGCCCCGCCGGGCCGTGACCGGCATCCAGCAGTTCCGCTCGCCGCTGCTGCGGCTGGCCGGCGTCACGGTGCTGGTCATCTCGGCTCCCGGCGCACGGGTGCTGGTGCCTGCCGTGCCCGCCGCACAGGCGGCGGCGCTGGCCTGTGCCCTTGCGGAGGACGCCCCATGACCGAACATCGTCTGCACCCCTTTGCCGCCCTGCGGGTCCTCCGCAAAACGCTGGTGCTCTATCTGGTGCCGCTCCTCCGCGTGCTGTTTGAGCGCAACTGGGCGGCGCTGCGGGCAGCGCTCCGGCAGGATCTCATCCTCTTTCTGCTGGTCTGTGCGCTGAGCTGGGTCATCCTCCACGCGAGCAGCTGGTCTTTGGACGAAAGCGGCACCTTCTGCCTCCACTGGAAGCTGCTGTTCCGGTTCGACCGGACGGTGCGGGGCGCTTCGCTGGCAGCCCTGACCATCGAGCGGCCGTTTTATTACCGGCTGGCCGGGGCCAGCCGGGTGACGCTCTATCCCGTGGGCGAGCCGAAACAGCGCACCCTGACCCTCTGCCTCCGCCGGGCCGATGCGCAGCATCTGGCCGACCAGCTGCTCCCCATCGAGGCCCCCAGCCTGCACCGGCCCAAAGGCGGCGAGCGGGCTGCGCTGGGGCTGCTGGGGGCCAACAGCCTTTCCACGCTGGCGCTCTTTCTGCTGGCCATCCGGCAGACGCAGCAGGGCCCGGACCGCTATGAGCTGGCCTTTGCGCAGATCAACTTTCTGGCCGGGCTGGCGGCACGGTGGCTGCCCGCCGGTGCGGCCTGGCTGCTGGCCTTCTCCGGCTTTCTGCTGGGGCTGAGCCTGCTGCGCAGTTTTGTGCAGACGGTGCACTACGAGGTCTGGCACACCAGCACCCAGATCGGCAGCCGCGGCGGCTGGCTGGACCGGTTCGAGTGCCGGGTGAAGAGCGACCAGATCAGCTTTGCCGATGTCCGCCTTTCCCCCTTTGCCCGGCTGATGCGGCGCTGGCCGGTCTTCGTGACGGCGGGCAGCTGCTCCCCGGAGCTGCCGCTCTTCGTTTACCGTTCCGGGGAGGAAGCGCTTTTCCGGGAGCTTCTGCCCGAATTTCGGATGCCGCCGGACCTTCTGGCCCGGACGGAACAGCGCAGTCTCATCTTTTTTGCTCCCGCCGGAGCACCCTTTGCCCTCTGCGCCCTGCTCACCCTCATCTCCCGCTCCACCCTGCCCGGCCTGACCGTGACCTTGCTGTTCCCCACCCTTTTCTTTGCGGCGGGGCTGGCGGGCGGCGCGATGGGCTACCGGCGGGAAGGGGTCTGGCTGCGGGAGGGGCGTCTGACCCTGCGGCGGCAGCGGGGCATCTATCTGCACAGCATCTGCGTCTTCCATCCGGACATCTGCCTGACGGCCCGGCAGTCGCCCTGGGCCGTCCATGCAGACCGCACCAATCTGACCGTCGCCTTCCCCGGCTTTGTCCGGCTGACGGTGCGCAGCATCCCGTGGCGGGACGCACAGAAATGTTTTGAATTTTTGGAAAGAAGTCGAATCTTATGATAAAAACGATCCTTTTTGATCTGGACGGTACCCTTCTGAACACCATCGACGACCTGGCCGATGCAGGCAACTGGGTCTGCGCTCAGCACGGCTGGCCCACCTTTACGGTGGAGCAGTTCAAGCACATGGTCGGCAATGGCATCCCGAAGCTGGTGGAGCGCTTTTCGCCCGCCGATGCCCGGTCGCCCGAACGGCTGGCCGCGACGCTGGCCGAGTTCACGGCCCGGTACGATGCCCACAAGGAAGACAAGACGGCACCCTATCCCGGCATCCCGGAGCTGCTGGACGCCCTGAAGGCCGAAGGCATCCAGACCGCCGTCTTTTCCAACAAGGCCGACCCGCTCTGCGGAAAGATCATCGCGCACTACTTCGGCACCGGTCGGTTCGAGCTTGTCCGGGGCAACCGCCCGAATGTGCCCACCAAGCCTGACCCCACCGGCGTCTATGCCCTGATGCAGGACCTCGGTGCAGAGGCCGCCAGCACCCTTTTCGTGGGCGACAGCGATGTGGATATCCTGACCGGCCACAACGCCGGTCTGCCCGCCATGGGCGCGCTCTGGGGCTTCCGGGGCGAAGCGGAGCTTACCGCAGCCGGTGCCGATGCGCTGGCCGCCGTGCCGATGGACATTCTGGAATTTGCCCGGAGAGGGTGATTTTTGTTTTCATAAAGTTTACGGGCAGTTCATTGCATTCCGGGGCCTTCTTTCTTATAATTTGATTCAAATTTGAATCACACCGGAATCATCTGGAGGTATCCCCTTATGGCAGCTGAAAAGAAAGCATCCCCCAATGTCGAGAGCCGCCTGCGCCACAACATCCTGAAAATGCCGCAGGAGGTCTATCAGGCCAGCGGCATCGTCATCAACGGTCGGCGGCTGAAAAGCTTCGTCTTCACCACCGACCTCGCCATCATCCGCAACTGCGATGCCGACGCCGTCTTCGCCGTCTATCCGTTCACGCCTCAACAGGCCATCAGTGACGCCATCATCAAGGCCTCTTACATCCCGGTGTTCTGCGGCGTGGGCGGCGGCACCACCCACGGTGTGCGCACCCTGAACCTGGCCCGCGACGTCGAGAGCCAGGGTGCCATGGGCGTCGTGCTCAACTCCCCCATTTCCGACCTGAATCTGCTGGCGGTCTCGCGGGTGGTGGACATCCCGGTCATCATCACCGTGACCAAGGCGGACACCGACATCCGTGCCCGCCTCGAATCCGGCGCGTCCATCCTGAATGTGGCTTGCAGCACCGACACGCCCCGCATCGTGAAAAAGATCCGCGATGCGTTCCCGGATGTCCCCATCATCGCCAGCGGCGGCAAGACCGGCGAGAGCATCTCGGCCACCATCGCCGCCGGTGCCAACGCCATCACCTACACTCCGCCGTCCCCGGCCATCCTGTTCAAAGAGATGATGGAAAAGTACCGGGAGTGACGGCACGGAAAACGCCCCATGTTCGAGCGGCTGCGGCAGTGCAGCCGCTCGTTTTTTCGGGCTGTACCGGAGATCTGAAAAAAATTTGATTTTTTTAGAAATAATTGTTGACAAACAGGCGAGTTCTGGATATAATAATAAAGCACCGTTCAAGTGCGCAAACAAAATATGGCGGCATAGCTCAGTTGGCTAGAGCATTCGGTTCATACCCGAAGTGTCACCGGTTCAAATCCAGTTGCCGCTACCAAGTTACAGAGTTTCGCTAAGATAAGGGGGACGGTCGTCCGCAATAGTGGATGATGAATGTCGGAGGTTTTAGCGAAGCTCTGTATTTATAAGGCCCGTTGGTCAAGCGGTTAAGACACGGCCCTTTCACGGCTGTAACATGGGTTCGATTCCCGTACGGGTCATAAAAGCGTTCAAGCAAAGGCTTGAACGCTTTTATTTTTTGCCCGCATGGGAATCGAACAGGGCGGCGGTGCGAAGCACCGTAAGCAATCAGCCCTGCAGGCTGTTGCTTAGCCCGCGGGTCCCAGCGTACCAGGAATGTCTACGAGGCGAGACTGCCGTGAAGAAATCGTCCCCCATCAACAGCAAACACCCCGCTCGATCGTCTGCGTCAGCAAACGGTAAAGCGGGGTGTTTTCAACATCTTATTGCATTGTTGTGGAAAACTGTGTGGTCAGCTCTCAGCCCTTCTTGTGGGTCGGGACCATGACCTCCAGGCCGCCCATGTAGGGCTGCAGGACCTTGGGGATGGTGACCGAGCCGTCGGCCTGCAGGTGGTTCTCCAGGAAGGCGATCAGCATACGCGGAGGTGCCACGCAGGTGTTGTTCAGCGTGTGGGCCAGATAGGTCTTGCCGTCCTTACCCTTGACGCGGATGTGCAGGCGGCGGGCCTGTGCATCGCCCAGGTTGGAGCAGGAACAGACCTCGAAGTACTTCTGCTGGCGGGGGCTCCAGGCCTCGATGTCGCAGCTCTTGACCTTCAGGTCTGCCAGGTCGCCGGAGCAGCAGTTCAGTTGACGGACGGGGATCTCCATGTTGCGGAACAGCTCCACAGAGTTCTTCCACAGTTTCTCATACCAGTCGGCGCTCTCTTCGGGGCGGCAGACGACGATCATCTCCTGCTTCTCGAACTGGTGGATGCGGTAGATGCCGCGCTCCTCGATGCCGTGGGCGCCCTTCTCCTTGCGGAAGCAGGGGCTGTAAGAGGTCAGGGTCAGGGGCAGCGTTGCCTCGTCGAGGGTCTGGTCGATGAAGCGGCCGATCATGGTGTGCTCGCTGGTGCCGATCAGGTACAGGTCCTCACCCTCGATCTTGTACATCATGGCGTCCATCTCCGGGAAGGACATCACGCCCTGCACCACATTGCCGTGCATCATGAAGGGCGGGATGACATAGGTGAAGCCCTTGTCGATCATGAAGTCACGCGCATAGGCCAGAACGGCCTCGTGCAGGCGGGCGATGTTGCCCAGCAGATAGTAGAAGCCATTGCCGGCCACGCGGCCTGCGGCGTCCATATCAATGCCGTCGAAGCTCTCCATGATCTCGGTGTGGTACGGGATGGGGAAATCGGGCACGACGGGCTCACCGAAGCGCTGTGCCTCGACGTTGTAGGTGTCATCGGGACCGATGGGCACGCTGGGGTCGATCATCTGGGGGATGGTGTACATGATCTCCTGGATGCGGGCTGCAAGCGTCGCCTCCTCGGCTTCCAGCTCTGCCATCTTGTCTGCGTCGGCCTTGACGGCGGCGTTGTTGGCGTCGATCTGCTTTTGCAGCTCAGCCTTCTGTGCCTCGTCGGTGCACTTCTTCAGCTGGCCGAACAGCGGGCCGTTGGCCTTGCTCAGCTTGTTGCGGGCAGCCTTGAGGGATTCGACCTCCTTCAGGCACTCACGGTACTTGGCGTCCTTCTCAACGACCTCGTCCACGAGGGGGAGCTTGGCGTCCTGGAACTTCTTCTTGATGTTTTCCTTGACCGCGTCCGGGTTCTCACGGACAAATTTGATATCAAGCATGATTTACTCTCCTTACTCTATTTCATTCGCGCGGGGGCGCATCGTCCCCGTGCCGTTCAAAGGCGGGAGCCCGCCCTCAATCGCATGATTGTTGATACTGGCCCAGCAGGTTTGCAAAGGCCCGGAGCTGTTCGTCCGAATAGAAATGCACCGTCAGCCTGCCCTTGCCGCCATGATATGCAACGTTGACTTCGCTGCCCAGCACCTCTTTCAGGCTCTCCTCCACCTCCACCGGCAATGTGTCGATGGGGGCCGGTTCGGCGGGGCCTTTGGCGGGCCGTGCCAGCTTTTTGCAGAGCACTTCGGCCTGCCGGACGTTCAGTTCATGGTCGGCGATCATCTGCGCAGCCTGCTCCTGCAGCTCCGGCGTGGGCAGGCCCAGGATGACCTTGGCGTGGCCGGTGTTGATGAAACCGCTCTTGAGCAGCTCCAGCACATTTTCCGGCAGGTTCAGCAGGCGCAGGCTGTTGGCCAGCGCACTGCGGCTCTTGCCCAACTTCCGGGCGGCCTGCTCCTGGGTCAGGTCGCAGCGGGTCATCAGCTCACGGATGCCCATGGCCTCTTCCACCGGGTCCAGGTCTTCGCGCTGCAGGTTCTCCACCAGCGCGATCTCCATGGCCTGCTCGTCGGTGACGTCCTTTACGACGACCGGCGCTTCGGTCAGGCCCGCCATCCGGCAGGCCCGCCAGCGGCGCTCGCCTGCCACGATGAGGTAGCCGCCGGATACCTTGGGCCGCACCGCGATGGGCTGGATGAGGCCATGCTCGGCGATGCTGGAGGCCAGCTCGGCCAGTGTCTCGTCATCAAAGGTCTTGCGGGGCTGGTCGGGGTCAGGCTCGATCTCCCGCAGCGGCAGGGTCTCGATCTTTGCATTGTCGGGCTCAAAGCTGGGCGAAACGTCCTCGAACAGACTTTCCAGCCCTCGGCCGAGGCCCCCTCTTTTCTTTGCCATCTCCTTATACTTCCCCCTGCTTTACTTCTTCCAGCGCATTTTTCGGTTCGGCGGGTGCACTGCTGCCCTTGCCGCGCCGTTTGGCAGGCTCGTGCGGGCGGTTGTTCTTCACGAACTCAATGGCGAGGTCCATGTAGGCCTCGCTGCCCTTGCCCTTCGGCTCGTAGAAATTGATGGGCTGGCCGTAGCTGGGTGCCTCCGAAATGCGGATGGTGCGTGGGATGGTGGTCTTGTAGACCTTGGCCCCGAAGTACTTCTTGACCTGCTCCACGACCTGCATGGTCAGGTTCAGGCGGCCGGAGAACATCGTGAAGACCACGCCCTCAATGTCCAGATAGGGGTTGTACTTCTTGCGGATGGTCTTCAGGGTGCTGATGAGCTCAGACAGACCTTCCAGCGCATAATACTCGCACTGGATCGGGATCAGCACACTGTCGCAGGCGCACAGACCGTTCAGCGTCA
Proteins encoded in this window:
- a CDS encoding DUF362 domain-containing protein is translated as MEGSTVYFTDFRCPVGTSLTDKLRRLCLAAGIKTIDMDGRFVAIKMHFGELGNLAFLRPNYAKVVADLCREQGGLPFLTDCNTLYPGSRKNALEHLACAQENGFWPMTTGCQILIGDGLRGTDEVEVPVPNGEYCKTAKIGRAIMDADVFISLTHFKGHESTGFGGAIKNIGMGCGSRAGKMEQHASGHPAVQESLCRGCHRCAKECGSDAIVYNEQNKAVIDQDKCKGCGRCIGACNFDAIYSQCDSANEMLDRKMAEYAAAVCYDRPTFHISLVQDISPNCDCHGENDAPILPDIGMFASFDPVALDQACVDACLAAAPLPNSQLGQNLAKPGWNCHHDHFKDSNPNIEWKATLEQAEKIGMGTRRYTLKKV
- a CDS encoding undecaprenyl-diphosphate phosphatase, whose amino-acid sequence is MFFEILKAILMGIVEGITEWLPISSTGHMILVEQLIHFNASEEFMSMFRVVIQLGAILAVVVLFWNKLWPFGIRHGRVASKPEVWQLWFKVVAATLPVLVISPLDDWFEAHFYNYITVAAMLILYGVLFIVVENRRTAPHVAKLEQITYREAFLIGVWQMLAIIPGTSRSGATIVGGLLLGLSRACVAEFTFYLAIPVMAGASLLKVVKFALSGAAITGSEVAVLVTGCVVAFVVSLAAIRFLMDYVKRHNFKFFGLYRIVLGVIVLAVAAVSAIA
- a CDS encoding potassium channel family protein, whose amino-acid sequence is MNILVIGCDQVGAALVRDLEHIGHDISLIEKDSEQLKRLDSFDDYNFGGTALVGDPTDPDVLKQGGIENCDAVAAVSEDDSVNLMAAQIAKSIFQREKVLCRVSDPHLQVLYHKVYGLETICPTILTEQAVFRALAK
- a CDS encoding potassium channel family protein, with the protein product MKVCIAGGGRVGRYLAQSLLANHHSVVIIEPVEAQCRMLADQLDIPVICGDSINMDTLHSADAASCDAFVAVTGSDEDNLIACQIAKREFGVGRTVARASNPKNRELLHTLGVDTVVCGTDNLSHILEREIETDTIRQLLSLGGGTASLNEILLPENFLYAGKAIMDIPIPGDAILVSITRDTELIIPHGNTVLLPWDRILLLTQDDTLHLLTEAWGLSGK
- a CDS encoding PH domain-containing protein, with amino-acid sequence MTERELRRTALVIPPKGRAVLCIWAAAAGLFLAPFAFWQSVSAGAVFCLLWAVLTALLRARACSYAAVLGEHTLTIYAGIAFPVRRVVPRRAVTGIQQFRSPLLRLAGVTVLVISAPGARVLVPAVPAAQAAALACALAEDAP
- a CDS encoding PH domain-containing protein — its product is MTEHRLHPFAALRVLRKTLVLYLVPLLRVLFERNWAALRAALRQDLILFLLVCALSWVILHASSWSLDESGTFCLHWKLLFRFDRTVRGASLAALTIERPFYYRLAGASRVTLYPVGEPKQRTLTLCLRRADAQHLADQLLPIEAPSLHRPKGGERAALGLLGANSLSTLALFLLAIRQTQQGPDRYELAFAQINFLAGLAARWLPAGAAWLLAFSGFLLGLSLLRSFVQTVHYEVWHTSTQIGSRGGWLDRFECRVKSDQISFADVRLSPFARLMRRWPVFVTAGSCSPELPLFVYRSGEEALFRELLPEFRMPPDLLARTEQRSLIFFAPAGAPFALCALLTLISRSTLPGLTVTLLFPTLFFAAGLAGGAMGYRREGVWLREGRLTLRRQRGIYLHSICVFHPDICLTARQSPWAVHADRTNLTVAFPGFVRLTVRSIPWRDAQKCFEFLERSRIL
- a CDS encoding HAD family hydrolase yields the protein MIKTILFDLDGTLLNTIDDLADAGNWVCAQHGWPTFTVEQFKHMVGNGIPKLVERFSPADARSPERLAATLAEFTARYDAHKEDKTAPYPGIPELLDALKAEGIQTAVFSNKADPLCGKIIAHYFGTGRFELVRGNRPNVPTKPDPTGVYALMQDLGAEAASTLFVGDSDVDILTGHNAGLPAMGALWGFRGEAELTAAGADALAAVPMDILEFARRG
- a CDS encoding hydrolase is translated as MAAEKKASPNVESRLRHNILKMPQEVYQASGIVINGRRLKSFVFTTDLAIIRNCDADAVFAVYPFTPQQAISDAIIKASYIPVFCGVGGGTTHGVRTLNLARDVESQGAMGVVLNSPISDLNLLAVSRVVDIPVIITVTKADTDIRARLESGASILNVACSTDTPRIVKKIRDAFPDVPIIASGGKTGESISATIAAGANAITYTPPSPAILFKEMMEKYRE
- the serS gene encoding serine--tRNA ligase, producing the protein MLDIKFVRENPDAVKENIKKKFQDAKLPLVDEVVEKDAKYRECLKEVESLKAARNKLSKANGPLFGQLKKCTDEAQKAELQKQIDANNAAVKADADKMAELEAEEATLAARIQEIMYTIPQMIDPSVPIGPDDTYNVEAQRFGEPVVPDFPIPYHTEIMESFDGIDMDAAGRVAGNGFYYLLGNIARLHEAVLAYARDFMIDKGFTYVIPPFMMHGNVVQGVMSFPEMDAMMYKIEGEDLYLIGTSEHTMIGRFIDQTLDEATLPLTLTSYSPCFRKEKGAHGIEERGIYRIHQFEKQEMIVVCRPEESADWYEKLWKNSVELFRNMEIPVRQLNCCSGDLADLKVKSCDIEAWSPRQQKYFEVCSCSNLGDAQARRLHIRVKGKDGKTYLAHTLNNTCVAPPRMLIAFLENHLQADGSVTIPKVLQPYMGGLEVMVPTHKKG
- a CDS encoding ParB/RepB/Spo0J family partition protein, with the translated sequence MAKKRGGLGRGLESLFEDVSPSFEPDNAKIETLPLREIEPDPDQPRKTFDDETLAELASSIAEHGLIQPIAVRPKVSGGYLIVAGERRWRACRMAGLTEAPVVVKDVTDEQAMEIALVENLQREDLDPVEEAMGIRELMTRCDLTQEQAARKLGKSRSALANSLRLLNLPENVLELLKSGFINTGHAKVILGLPTPELQEQAAQMIADHELNVRQAEVLCKKLARPAKGPAEPAPIDTLPVEVEESLKEVLGSEVNVAYHGGKGRLTVHFYSDEQLRAFANLLGQYQQSCD
- a CDS encoding ParA family protein, with product MAKIVAVANQKGGVGKTTTAVNLSSCVAALGKKVLIVDLDPQGNTTTGYGIPKRSVELGTYEMLIGEASARQAIRNTEFRTDVIGSNTRLAGASLEMIDLPGRESRLRKALAEVQKDYDFIFIDCPPSLDLLTLNGLCACDSVLIPIQCEYYALEGLSELISTLKTIRKKYNPYLDIEGVVFTMFSGRLNLTMQVVEQVKKYFGAKVYKTTIPRTIRISEAPSYGQPINFYEPKGKGSEAYMDLAIEFVKNNRPHEPAKRRGKGSSAPAEPKNALEEVKQGEV